From Desulfovibrio sp., the proteins below share one genomic window:
- the rnr gene encoding ribonuclease R: MKKQKNIRGGTGASATAGSVPSHEELLQTLAAQNRPMRLDGLLRILGLARRDRKELEAALEDLEQQGRALRLRGGLWIRPESLKTITGRFSALREGAGFVTPMRPADADDLGGARWEFAGDKDIYIPAAQNGGAWHKDMVRVALAPGAPRGPSAEGRVLEVLERGLKEVPAHVVSRHGKTIFCRPADSRLPADFNVELPEGTPAPAQGTLVLLEPVKSLASDLWSARLLGDYGREDDVAVQEELVKLNHEVPRDFPAGVLAEAQALPGEPEEADFKGRQDVRHLALVTIDGADARDFDDAIHVEEQPAGKGWILRVAIADVSHYVRPRGRGCPGALDAEALSRGNSWYFPRSVEPMLPEILSNGLCSLRPNVNRLAMLAEIPFTAKGQPGKPRFSQAVMRSAARLTYDQVKACLLDKDAAALADLKAQERGEEVLAMLDKAFALYAVLRDVRRERGTLDFDLPEAECRLDDLGRVAWLGHRLRHDAHRLIEEFMIAANEAVARHLRDADIPFLYRIHPEPDPERLESLFDTLEATGFENLPPRPTAASMQGVLAAVQGTPQEFLVNRLCLRAMPQARYMPVNEGHFGLASVAYCHFTSPIRRYADLLTHRALKTSLGLDAGPVPAGQKLLRIADQLNRRERAAMACEREMDRRLGCLALLPRVGEHFSGIVAGVTDFGVFVELTEMPVEGMIRVEDLGDDWYDFDARTMSLVGQHSGIIWHMGQKLDVALSEVNLGRLEIRLMPLELPKGMGSRGARNARGKGARGKGAGAGRAAGGRKGSSSGWKLVSPGDGDGPGKKGTSGKPARKGKKNGAGKPAQPGRPSARKGNGQGGQGGKGGKNGTTAPAKSGRPGKKSAGKRG, from the coding sequence ATGAAAAAACAAAAAAATATTCGCGGCGGCACTGGTGCTTCCGCGACCGCTGGCAGCGTTCCTTCTCATGAAGAACTGCTGCAAACGCTTGCCGCCCAGAACCGCCCCATGCGCCTGGACGGCCTTTTACGCATTCTGGGGCTTGCCCGCCGCGACAGAAAAGAACTGGAAGCCGCGCTGGAAGACCTTGAACAGCAGGGCCGTGCGCTACGACTGCGCGGGGGCCTGTGGATACGGCCCGAAAGCCTGAAAACCATTACCGGGCGCTTCAGCGCCCTGCGCGAGGGCGCGGGCTTTGTGACGCCCATGCGCCCTGCCGATGCTGACGACCTGGGCGGTGCGCGCTGGGAGTTTGCCGGGGACAAGGACATTTACATCCCCGCTGCCCAGAACGGCGGCGCATGGCACAAGGATATGGTACGCGTGGCCCTTGCGCCCGGCGCGCCGCGCGGGCCTTCGGCTGAAGGGCGCGTCCTTGAAGTGCTTGAACGCGGCCTCAAGGAAGTGCCCGCGCACGTGGTCAGTCGCCACGGCAAAACCATCTTCTGCCGCCCGGCGGACAGCCGCCTGCCCGCCGACTTCAATGTGGAACTGCCCGAAGGCACGCCAGCCCCGGCTCAGGGAACCCTTGTGCTGCTGGAACCCGTCAAGTCACTGGCCTCTGATCTCTGGAGCGCCCGCCTTTTGGGCGACTACGGACGCGAGGACGACGTGGCCGTGCAGGAAGAGCTGGTCAAGCTCAACCACGAAGTGCCCCGCGACTTTCCCGCCGGAGTTCTGGCCGAGGCCCAGGCCTTGCCCGGAGAGCCGGAAGAAGCCGACTTCAAGGGCCGACAGGACGTGCGCCACCTCGCGCTGGTGACCATTGACGGCGCTGACGCCAGGGACTTTGACGACGCCATCCACGTGGAGGAGCAGCCCGCAGGCAAGGGCTGGATTCTGCGCGTGGCCATTGCCGACGTGAGCCATTATGTGCGCCCGCGCGGGCGCGGCTGCCCCGGCGCGCTTGACGCCGAAGCCCTTTCGCGCGGCAATTCCTGGTATTTTCCCCGTTCCGTGGAACCCATGCTGCCCGAGATTCTGTCCAACGGCCTGTGCAGCCTGCGCCCCAACGTGAACAGGCTGGCCATGCTGGCAGAAATTCCCTTTACCGCCAAGGGCCAGCCGGGCAAGCCGCGTTTTTCGCAGGCTGTCATGCGCTCGGCAGCGCGCCTGACCTACGATCAGGTCAAGGCCTGCCTGCTGGACAAGGATGCCGCCGCCCTTGCCGACCTCAAGGCGCAGGAGCGCGGCGAAGAAGTGCTGGCCATGCTGGACAAGGCCTTTGCGCTTTATGCCGTACTGCGCGACGTGCGCCGTGAGCGCGGCACGCTGGACTTTGACCTGCCCGAAGCGGAATGCCGCCTGGACGACCTTGGCCGCGTGGCCTGGCTTGGCCACCGCCTGCGGCACGACGCCCACCGCCTTATCGAAGAATTCATGATCGCGGCCAACGAGGCCGTGGCCCGTCACCTGCGCGACGCGGACATTCCCTTTCTCTACCGCATACACCCCGAACCTGACCCCGAAAGGCTTGAAAGCCTTTTTGACACGCTGGAGGCCACGGGTTTTGAAAACCTGCCGCCCCGGCCCACGGCGGCCTCCATGCAGGGCGTACTGGCCGCAGTTCAAGGCACGCCGCAGGAATTCCTGGTCAACCGCCTCTGCCTGCGGGCCATGCCCCAGGCGCGCTACATGCCCGTTAACGAAGGGCACTTCGGGCTGGCATCCGTGGCGTATTGCCACTTTACCTCGCCCATCCGCCGCTATGCCGACCTGCTCACCCACAGGGCGCTCAAAACGTCGCTGGGGCTGGACGCCGGGCCTGTGCCTGCCGGGCAGAAGCTTTTGCGCATAGCAGACCAGCTGAACAGGCGCGAGCGGGCGGCCATGGCCTGCGAACGCGAGATGGACCGCCGCCTGGGCTGCCTTGCCCTGTTGCCCCGCGTGGGCGAGCATTTCAGCGGCATTGTGGCGGGCGTGACGGACTTTGGCGTTTTTGTGGAACTGACCGAAATGCCTGTGGAAGGCATGATCCGCGTGGAAGACCTGGGCGACGACTGGTACGACTTTGACGCCCGCACCATGAGCCTTGTGGGCCAGCATTCCGGTATCATCTGGCACATGGGCCAGAAGCTGGACGTGGCCTTGAGCGAAGTGAACCTGGGCCGCCTTGAAATCCGCCTTATGCCGCTGGAACTGCCCAAGGGCATGGGCAGCCGGGGCGCGCGAAACGCACGTGGTAAAGGCGCGCGCGGTAAGGGCGCGGGGGCGGGCCGTGCTGCCGGGGGCCGCAAGGGTTCATCCTCCGGCTGGAAGCTGGTTTCGCCCGGCGACGGCGATGGCCCCGGCAAAAAAGGAACGTCGGGCAAGCCCGCCAGAAAAGGCAAAAAGAACGGCGCGGGTAAACCCGCCCAGCCCGGCAGACCGTCGGCCCGTAAAGGCAACGGCCAAGGCGGCCAAGGCGGCAAAGGCGGTAAAAATGGTACAACCGCGCCCGCAAAATCCGGCAGGCCCGGCAAGAAATCAGCAGGAAAACGCGGCTGA
- the murJ gene encoding murein biosynthesis integral membrane protein MurJ: MGLLSARQRMGAAALILAASTIISRLMGLVRDKVISWQFGAGGEADMYFAAFVVPDIINYMLAGGFMSITIIPLLSRRFQEDEDDAWKFFSCVFCWMGTASLALTIAGMLAAEPLARLIAPGFTPEQWLRLAFFMRIVLPAQIFFLCGACITALLFMRRQFRVPALAPIIYNGGIILGGLTLPWLAGLPLVQNALPASILKHLEGMTGYCVGVTFGAAIGTFILPLMVALQDGMRLRAVWRHPLMGKFLVTALPLMLGQTIMMLDEQFLRVFGSLVGDGAVSLLNYARRITQVPVGLMGQAAAVASYPFLVKLLTDGDREGFDRTLRTALRASLGLIIPCALAMTACAGPILGVIFQGGRFGPAETLAATPLTQIMLAATPFWIIYMVLVRAYYAHGDTITPAVTGTIMTVVCLPIYYYWAVPHGAWAIAALSGLSVSLYVLWLMALWARRQGQGAFAGLCGLALRAIGCSLPGTAAAWWLSAYTLNRAADLGLHALWAALLALALGGCAFLLLFLPLCLWLAPSIMEPVLRKLRRT, from the coding sequence ATGGGCCTTCTGTCCGCCAGACAGCGCATGGGTGCGGCGGCCCTTATTCTGGCCGCCAGCACCATCATTTCACGCCTCATGGGCCTTGTGCGCGACAAGGTCATCTCGTGGCAGTTCGGAGCCGGAGGCGAGGCGGACATGTACTTTGCCGCCTTTGTGGTGCCGGACATCATCAATTACATGCTGGCTGGCGGCTTTATGTCCATCACCATCATCCCCCTGCTGTCGCGCCGCTTTCAGGAGGATGAGGACGACGCCTGGAAGTTTTTTTCCTGCGTGTTCTGCTGGATGGGTACGGCCTCCCTGGCTCTTACCATTGCGGGCATGCTGGCCGCCGAACCCCTGGCCCGCCTGATAGCCCCCGGCTTTACGCCGGAGCAGTGGCTGCGGCTGGCCTTTTTCATGCGCATCGTGCTGCCCGCGCAGATTTTCTTTCTCTGCGGGGCCTGCATAACGGCCCTGCTTTTTATGCGGCGGCAGTTCCGCGTGCCAGCGCTGGCTCCCATCATCTACAACGGCGGCATCATCCTTGGCGGCCTGACCCTGCCCTGGCTGGCCGGGCTGCCTCTGGTGCAGAACGCGCTGCCCGCCTCCATACTCAAACACCTTGAGGGCATGACGGGCTACTGCGTGGGCGTGACCTTCGGGGCCGCCATCGGCACCTTCATTCTGCCCCTCATGGTCGCCCTGCAGGACGGCATGCGCCTGCGGGCCGTGTGGCGGCATCCCCTCATGGGCAAATTTCTTGTCACCGCCCTGCCCCTCATGCTGGGGCAGACCATCATGATGCTGGACGAGCAGTTTTTGCGCGTTTTCGGCTCGCTGGTGGGCGACGGAGCCGTAAGCCTGCTCAACTACGCGCGGCGCATCACGCAAGTGCCTGTGGGCCTTATGGGGCAGGCCGCCGCTGTGGCGTCGTATCCCTTTCTGGTCAAGCTGCTTACCGATGGCGACAGGGAGGGCTTTGACCGTACCCTGCGCACGGCCTTGCGGGCCAGTCTGGGGCTTATCATCCCCTGCGCTCTGGCCATGACGGCCTGCGCCGGGCCTATTTTGGGCGTCATTTTTCAGGGCGGCCGCTTTGGCCCCGCCGAAACCCTTGCCGCCACCCCGCTCACGCAAATCATGCTGGCAGCCACGCCGTTCTGGATCATCTACATGGTGCTGGTACGGGCCTATTACGCCCACGGCGACACCATTACTCCTGCTGTCACCGGCACAATCATGACAGTGGTTTGCCTGCCCATTTACTATTATTGGGCTGTGCCGCACGGGGCATGGGCCATTGCCGCCCTTTCCGGCCTGAGCGTGAGCCTTTACGTGCTGTGGCTCATGGCGCTGTGGGCCAGGCGGCAGGGACAGGGCGCTTTTGCCGGCCTGTGCGGTCTTGCGTTACGCGCCATAGGCTGCTCTCTGCCCGGCACTGCCGCCGCGTGGTGGCTGAGCGCCTATACCCTCAACCGCGCGGCTGATCTTGGCCTGCATGCCCTGTGGGCGGCCCTGCTGGCTCTTGCCCTGGGCGGCTGCGCCTTTTTGCTGCTTTTTTTGCCCTTGTGCCTGTGGCTGGCCCCATCCATTATGGAACCGGTATTGCGAAAATTACGGCGAACATAA
- a CDS encoding efflux RND transporter permease subunit codes for MNRPPEAGTGGKPDTPPVRRKPEPGHRLGPLVLPLNISAPFIRRPVATALLTIAITLAGMVAFGLLPVAPLPDTDFPVVMVRANLPGAGAETMAATVATPLERALGRIAGVTEMTSSSSLGATQVILQFDLNRNIDGAARDVQSAINAARSTLPTMPSNPAYRKVNPAGAPIMILSITSDVLTRSQLYDAASTVLAQKISQLAGVGEVIVGGGALPAVRVEVIPDALNRLGLSMADVRKALAAANAYLPKGQIESDTNYWLVGANDQLHKAEDYKPLIVGRSNGKVIRLADVAEVVDSAQDVRAMAVSNGKPAVLLIVFRSPGANIIETVDRVKEMLPQLRSWLPESADLDLRMDRSLTIRASLHEVEKSLVLAMALVVLVTFLFLRNGRATSIPAVAAPVSLIATFGVMYLCGYSLDNLSLMALTVSTGFVVDDAIVVLENIVRRLELGESPLRAALRGAREVGFTVVSISLSLVAVFAPILFMGGVVGRLFREFSVVLTTAVLVSMVVSLTTTPMMCAMLLRPMNQSAHDARAAAQAQRLCAGGLCGLVRRFFARLGDAWGRVLSGMQAGYAKSLPVVLRHPRLTMFVLLLVVAANVWMYITVPKGFFPEQDTGVIMGGIRADQSASFQAMQVKLAKLVEVIRADPAVQQVSAHISGGRGGGVFIALKPLAVRKVNAQAVIGRLRGKLSGEPGLQIFLQPSQDIMMGGRGSRSQYQYTLQADNLDDLRTWGRRMQRELASLPIFKDVDSDIEERGLQTTVTVNRDVLARHGLTMKDVDSALGTAFGQSQVSTIYRDKNQYRVVLEYGPDWLQSEDALEKVYLPGKEGLVPLLSVAHVVPSFAPLSVSHQGQFAAVTLSFNLAPGSALSQAQTAIDEARVKIGMPSTIVGSFQGTAKMFSDTAGNQVILILAALAALYIVLGMLYESLIHPLTILSTLPSAGGGALLALMLFKMEFSVIALIGVLLLCGIVKKNAIMMIDFALEASRSRHLPPDKAIYEACLLRFRPIMMTTAAAILGAVPLVLGQGDGAEIRQPLGVTIVGGLLVSQILTLYTTPVVYLCLDRARLRTRRWWWRVRYGGAVAGRLQVLSKKA; via the coding sequence ATGAACCGCCCCCCGGAAGCCGGAACAGGCGGCAAACCGGATACCCCCCCTGTGCGCAGAAAACCGGAGCCCGGCCATCGCCTCGGCCCTCTGGTGCTGCCCCTGAATATTTCCGCGCCCTTTATCCGGCGGCCCGTGGCAACAGCCCTTCTGACCATAGCCATCACCCTGGCGGGTATGGTGGCCTTTGGGCTTTTGCCCGTGGCCCCGCTGCCGGATACGGATTTTCCCGTGGTTATGGTGCGGGCGAACCTGCCCGGCGCAGGGGCGGAAACCATGGCCGCCACGGTGGCCACGCCGCTGGAACGGGCCTTGGGGCGTATAGCCGGCGTGACGGAAATGACCTCAAGCAGCAGCCTTGGAGCCACCCAGGTCATCTTGCAGTTTGACCTCAACCGCAATATCGACGGCGCGGCCCGCGACGTGCAGTCGGCCATCAATGCTGCGCGTTCCACCCTGCCGACCATGCCGTCCAACCCCGCCTATCGCAAGGTGAACCCGGCTGGCGCGCCCATCATGATCCTGTCCATCACCTCTGACGTGCTGACCCGCTCGCAACTGTACGATGCGGCCTCCACGGTGCTGGCGCAAAAAATATCCCAGCTTGCTGGCGTGGGTGAGGTCATTGTGGGCGGCGGCGCACTGCCCGCAGTGCGCGTGGAGGTCATACCCGACGCCCTCAACAGGCTGGGCCTGAGCATGGCGGACGTGCGCAAGGCCCTTGCCGCAGCCAATGCCTATCTGCCCAAGGGGCAGATTGAAAGCGACACCAACTACTGGCTGGTGGGCGCCAACGACCAGTTGCACAAGGCGGAAGACTACAAGCCCCTCATCGTGGGCCGCAGCAACGGCAAGGTCATACGCCTCGCCGACGTGGCCGAGGTGGTGGACAGCGCGCAGGACGTGCGCGCCATGGCTGTTTCCAACGGCAAGCCCGCCGTGCTGCTCATTGTGTTTCGCTCACCCGGAGCCAATATCATCGAGACTGTGGACAGAGTGAAAGAAATGCTGCCCCAGTTGCGCTCCTGGCTGCCGGAAAGCGCTGATCTTGATCTGCGCATGGATCGCTCGCTGACTATCCGCGCATCACTGCATGAGGTGGAAAAAAGCCTGGTGCTGGCCATGGCCCTTGTGGTGCTGGTGACCTTTCTTTTTCTGCGCAACGGGCGCGCTACAAGCATTCCGGCTGTGGCCGCGCCAGTGTCGCTCATTGCCACCTTTGGGGTCATGTACCTCTGCGGCTACAGCCTGGACAACCTCTCGCTCATGGCGCTCACCGTCTCCACGGGTTTTGTGGTGGACGACGCCATTGTGGTGCTTGAAAACATCGTCCGCCGTCTGGAACTGGGCGAAAGTCCCCTGCGGGCCGCCCTGCGCGGCGCACGCGAAGTGGGCTTTACCGTTGTGTCCATTTCACTTTCCCTGGTGGCTGTGTTCGCGCCCATTCTGTTTATGGGCGGCGTGGTGGGGCGGCTGTTCCGCGAATTTTCCGTGGTGCTGACCACGGCGGTGCTCGTTTCAATGGTGGTTTCACTCACCACCACGCCCATGATGTGCGCCATGCTTTTGCGGCCCATGAACCAGAGCGCGCACGACGCCAGGGCCGCCGCACAGGCGCAGCGCTTGTGCGCTGGCGGCCTCTGCGGCCTTGTGCGCAGATTCTTCGCCAGGCTGGGCGACGCGTGGGGCCGGGTGCTTTCGGGCATGCAGGCGGGCTACGCCAAAAGCCTGCCAGTGGTGCTGCGGCATCCGCGCCTGACCATGTTTGTGCTGCTGCTCGTGGTGGCGGCCAATGTATGGATGTATATCACCGTGCCCAAGGGCTTTTTTCCCGAGCAGGACACGGGCGTCATCATGGGCGGCATCCGCGCTGACCAGAGCGCGTCCTTTCAGGCCATGCAGGTCAAGCTGGCCAAACTTGTGGAAGTCATACGTGCTGACCCTGCGGTGCAGCAGGTTTCTGCCCATATTTCCGGTGGGCGTGGGGGGGGCGTCTTTATCGCCCTCAAGCCTCTGGCTGTACGCAAGGTGAACGCGCAGGCCGTCATAGGCAGGCTGCGCGGCAAGCTTTCCGGCGAACCCGGCTTGCAGATTTTTTTGCAGCCGTCGCAGGATATCATGATGGGCGGGCGCGGCTCGCGTTCGCAGTACCAGTACACCCTTCAGGCTGACAATCTGGACGATCTGCGCACCTGGGGCCGACGCATGCAGCGGGAGCTTGCGTCATTGCCGATATTCAAGGATGTGGACAGCGATATTGAAGAGCGCGGCCTGCAAACGACGGTCACGGTCAACCGCGACGTCCTGGCGCGGCACGGGCTGACCATGAAGGACGTGGACTCGGCCCTGGGTACTGCCTTTGGGCAGAGCCAGGTTTCCACCATTTATCGCGACAAGAACCAGTACCGCGTGGTGCTGGAATACGGGCCGGACTGGCTGCAAAGCGAAGACGCCCTTGAAAAGGTCTACCTGCCGGGCAAAGAGGGGCTGGTTCCCCTGCTGAGCGTCGCCCATGTGGTTCCGTCCTTTGCGCCGCTCTCCGTCTCGCATCAGGGGCAGTTCGCCGCCGTGACCCTTTCCTTCAACCTTGCGCCGGGCTCGGCGCTTTCGCAGGCGCAGACAGCCATCGATGAGGCGCGGGTCAAGATCGGCATGCCCTCCACCATTGTGGGCAGCTTTCAGGGTACCGCCAAGATGTTCAGCGACACGGCGGGCAATCAGGTCATCCTTATCCTGGCGGCCCTGGCCGCGCTGTATATTGTTCTGGGCATGCTGTACGAAAGCCTCATCCATCCCTTGACCATTCTGTCCACGCTGCCTTCAGCCGGGGGCGGAGCCTTGCTGGCACTCATGCTCTTCAAGATGGAGTTCAGCGTCATTGCCCTTATCGGCGTGCTGCTGCTGTGCGGCATCGTCAAAAAGAACGCCATCATGATGATCGACTTTGCCCTTGAGGCTTCGCGCAGCCGTCATCTGCCCCCGGATAAAGCCATCTATGAGGCATGTCTGCTGCGCTTTCGGCCCATCATGATGACCACCGCAGCCGCCATCCTTGGCGCGGTGCCTTTGGTATTGGGCCAGGGCGACGGGGCCGAGATCCGCCAGCCCCTCGGCGTGACCATCGTGGGCGGCCTTCTGGTGAGCCAGATTCTGACGCTCTACACCACGCCCGTGGTGTACCTGTGCCTTGACCGCGCCCGCTTGCGCACGCGCCGCTGGTGGTGGCGCGTACGCTACGGCGGGGCCGTGGCGGGCAGATTACAGGTTTTGAGCAAGAAGGCGTAG
- a CDS encoding MdtB/MuxB family multidrug efflux RND transporter permease subunit, translating to MNLSRIFILRPIATSLLMVALLLSGLLGYRYLPVAALPQIDYPTIQVQTLYPGASPDVIASVVTAPLERQFGTMPGLVQMSSLSSAGASVVTLQFDLSMALDVAEQEVQAAINAASNLLPSDLPTPPIYNKVNPADPPVITLAVTSDAMPLTRLEDLVDTRMAQKISQLPGVGLVTLSGGQRPAVRVQMNPRALANAGLTLADVRTAIAKTNVNDAKGSFDGQERASTIDANDQLSSAEEYANAIIGYRDGAPLRLQDVADVVEGAENARLAAYVAGDAMSFRPAIVLSVQRQPGANVIGVANSVTQLLPVLQQTLPGNVEVRVVTDRTTTIRATVHDVQLELLLAVALVIWVIWIFLRNAQATIIPALAVPLSLVGSLGVMHLAGYSLNNLTLMALVIATGFVVDDAIVVIENISRYLEQGMRPREAALTGAGQIGFTIISLTISLVAVLIPLLFMGDVVGRLFREFAVTLAVTILISAAISLTLTPMLCAVMLRPERHASQKSEGRFFTRLLQWYEGRLDWVLAHQKFTLAVAVGTLVLTVLLYILVPKGFFPVQDTGVIQGVAEAPQDTSFTAMATRQRELAQVILEDPAVESVVFFVGVDGINQTMATSRLSIELRPLDDRDARAPVIARRIMQKAATLPGMTLYLQPVQDLTIEDRVSRSQYQLTVEALDKEQLDSWVRRMVDALRQQPQLELVTSDYQSPGRMAWLNVNRDAAGRLGISMSDIDNALYDALGQRLISTIFTQTNQYKVVLEVAPRFRQGPQDIENIYVKGGDGKPVPLTSIATVEERPTQLSIARQGQFPVATISFNVAQSSSLGAAVKAVTTTFESLQVPSSLRIQFQGATQAFVSSTNNQVWLILAAIVTMYIVLGVLYESYIHPVTILSTLPSAGVGALLAIMLGGMELGVVGIIGIILLIGIVKKNAIMMIDFALDAERNEGKAPLAAIRQACLLRLRPILMTTMAALLGALPLMVGWGMGAELRRPLGVTMVGGLIVSQVLTLFTTPVIYLWFDRLSRRVRGKGETDPDVPSDAAAGAAASGQTSGQISGQASGQTSGMNAPARPQEGRS from the coding sequence ATGAATCTTTCGCGCATCTTCATTCTCCGGCCCATAGCCACGTCCCTGCTCATGGTGGCCCTGCTGCTGTCTGGTCTTCTGGGCTACCGCTATCTGCCGGTGGCGGCGCTGCCGCAGATAGACTACCCCACCATCCAGGTGCAGACGCTGTACCCCGGCGCTTCGCCCGACGTCATCGCCTCCGTGGTGACGGCCCCGCTGGAGCGCCAGTTCGGCACCATGCCGGGCCTTGTGCAGATGAGTTCGCTCTCGTCCGCCGGGGCTTCGGTCGTGACCCTGCAATTCGACCTTTCAATGGCTCTGGACGTGGCGGAGCAGGAGGTGCAGGCCGCCATCAACGCGGCGAGCAACCTGCTGCCTTCCGACCTGCCCACGCCCCCCATATACAACAAGGTCAACCCGGCGGATCCGCCCGTCATCACCCTCGCCGTCACCAGCGACGCCATGCCCCTGACCCGGCTGGAAGACCTGGTGGATACGCGCATGGCCCAGAAGATTTCGCAGTTGCCGGGCGTGGGGCTGGTAACGCTTTCGGGCGGGCAGCGCCCCGCCGTGCGCGTGCAGATGAATCCCAGGGCGCTGGCCAATGCTGGCCTTACCCTGGCTGACGTGCGCACGGCCATAGCCAAAACCAACGTCAATGACGCCAAGGGCAGCTTTGACGGGCAGGAGCGCGCCAGCACCATTGACGCCAACGACCAGCTCTCCTCGGCGGAGGAATACGCCAATGCCATCATAGGTTACAGGGACGGCGCGCCCCTGCGCCTCCAGGATGTGGCCGATGTGGTGGAAGGGGCCGAAAACGCCCGTCTGGCGGCCTACGTGGCCGGTGACGCCATGAGCTTTCGTCCGGCCATCGTGCTTTCGGTGCAGCGGCAGCCGGGGGCCAACGTCATCGGCGTGGCCAACAGCGTGACGCAGCTTTTGCCCGTATTGCAGCAGACCCTGCCGGGCAATGTGGAAGTGCGCGTGGTTACGGACCGCACCACCACCATCCGCGCCACGGTGCACGACGTGCAGCTTGAACTGCTGCTGGCCGTGGCCCTGGTTATCTGGGTCATCTGGATTTTTTTGCGCAACGCGCAGGCCACCATCATTCCCGCGCTGGCCGTGCCCCTCTCACTGGTGGGGTCGCTGGGCGTCATGCACCTTGCGGGCTATTCGCTCAACAACCTCACGCTCATGGCCCTTGTCATCGCCACAGGCTTTGTGGTGGACGATGCCATTGTGGTCATTGAAAACATTTCCCGCTATCTGGAGCAGGGCATGCGCCCGCGTGAGGCCGCGCTTACGGGCGCGGGGCAGATAGGCTTTACCATCATATCCCTGACCATTTCGCTGGTGGCCGTGCTTATTCCCCTGCTCTTCATGGGCGACGTGGTGGGCAGGCTGTTCAGGGAGTTCGCCGTTACCCTGGCCGTGACCATTCTTATTTCAGCGGCCATATCACTGACGCTGACGCCCATGCTCTGCGCCGTCATGCTGCGGCCCGAACGCCACGCAAGCCAGAAAAGCGAAGGCCGTTTTTTTACGCGTCTGCTCCAGTGGTACGAGGGCAGGCTGGACTGGGTGCTGGCCCATCAAAAGTTCACCCTGGCCGTGGCCGTGGGCACCCTGGTGCTGACCGTACTGCTGTACATTCTGGTGCCCAAGGGATTTTTTCCCGTGCAGGACACGGGCGTCATACAGGGCGTGGCCGAGGCCCCGCAGGACACGTCCTTCACGGCCATGGCCACACGGCAGCGCGAGCTTGCCCAGGTCATTCTTGAAGACCCGGCAGTGGAAAGCGTGGTGTTTTTTGTGGGGGTGGACGGCATCAACCAGACCATGGCCACGTCGCGCCTGAGCATAGAACTGCGCCCACTGGACGACCGTGACGCCCGCGCGCCCGTCATAGCCCGGCGCATCATGCAAAAGGCCGCCACGTTGCCCGGCATGACGCTGTATCTGCAACCCGTGCAGGATTTGACCATTGAGGACCGCGTGTCCCGCAGCCAGTACCAGCTTACGGTGGAAGCTCTGGACAAGGAGCAGCTTGACTCATGGGTGCGGCGCATGGTGGACGCCCTGCGCCAGCAGCCCCAGCTTGAGCTTGTGACCAGCGACTATCAGAGCCCCGGCCGCATGGCCTGGCTCAATGTCAACCGTGACGCGGCCGGAAGGCTCGGCATCAGCATGTCTGATATCGACAACGCCCTGTACGACGCCCTCGGGCAGCGCCTTATTTCCACCATCTTTACCCAGACCAATCAGTACAAGGTCGTGCTTGAGGTGGCCCCGCGCTTCCGTCAGGGGCCGCAGGACATTGAAAATATCTACGTCAAGGGCGGCGACGGCAAGCCCGTGCCCCTCACCAGCATAGCCACGGTGGAGGAACGCCCCACCCAGCTTTCCATAGCGCGTCAGGGGCAGTTTCCCGTGGCGACCATATCCTTCAACGTGGCCCAGAGCTCTTCACTGGGCGCGGCTGTAAAGGCGGTCACCACCACCTTTGAAAGCCTGCAGGTGCCGAGTTCACTGCGCATCCAGTTTCAGGGGGCCACCCAGGCTTTTGTGTCGTCCACCAACAATCAGGTGTGGCTCATTCTGGCGGCCATCGTGACCATGTATATTGTGCTGGGCGTACTGTACGAAAGCTATATCCACCCCGTGACCATTCTTTCCACCCTGCCTTCCGCCGGAGTGGGGGCTTTGCTGGCTATCATGCTTGGGGGCATGGAGCTTGGCGTGGTGGGCATTATAGGCATCATTCTGCTCATCGGCATTGTCAAAAAGAACGCCATCATGATGATAGACTTCGCCCTCGACGCCGAACGCAATGAGGGCAAAGCGCCGCTGGCCGCCATACGGCAGGCCTGCCTGCTGCGCCTGCGGCCCATTCTCATGACGACCATGGCGGCCCTGCTGGGCGCGCTGCCCCTCATGGTAGGCTGGGGCATGGGCGCCGAACTGCGGCGTCCCCTGGGCGTGACCATGGTGGGCGGCCTTATTGTCAGTCAGGTGCTGACGCTCTTTACCACGCCGGTCATCTATCTGTGGTTCGACCGCCTGAGCCGCCGAGTGCGCGGCAAGGGTGAAACTGACCCTGATGTGCCTTCCGATGCCGCAGCCGGTGCCGCAGCTTCTGGCCAAACCTCAGGCCAAATCTCAGGCCAGGCCTCAGGCCAAACTTCCGGCATGAACGCGCCCGCGCGGCCCCAGGAGGGCAGGTCATGA